In candidate division WOR-3 bacterium, the genomic stretch ACCTCTGTATTCAGGAAGCAGAGAAGAACAATTTCAAGAAGGTCTATAAAATAAATTTGAAGATCGGAAAGTTCACGGGATTTTCACCTGACTCGATTCTTTTTTATTTTGACTATTTGAAACCGAATACCAGGTGCAGTGACGCCGAAATCATCTTTACCGAGGTTCCCATTCGGATTAAATGCCGGGCATGTGGCAA encodes the following:
- the hypA gene encoding hydrogenase maturation nickel metallochaperone HypA; amino-acid sequence: MHEFSVTKSLVDLCIQEAEKNNFKKVYKINLKIGKFTGFSPDSILFYFDYLKPNTRCSDAEIIFTEVPIRIKCRACGKENVIDEPILVCPDCGRAEIEILSGREFYIESIEGE